Proteins from a genomic interval of Symmachiella macrocystis:
- the larA gene encoding nickel-dependent lactate racemase — protein sequence MRVQLDYGKTGLDVELPDDRVVGLLQTQDAEPLTDPQAAIRAAIADPIGTQPLSELARGKQTACIVVCDITRPVPNKQILPELLSTIEQAGVPREGITILVATGLHRPNEGDELVELVGADVAENYCCENHHGKVLDEHTYLGTTERGVPAWIDTRYIEAELKITTGLIEPHLMAGYSGGRKLICPGIAALETVKIWHGPDFLEHPKADQGFLEGNPVHEENTLIAKLAGCDFIVNVTLDKERRVTSVVAGDMEEAFLAGVSFIEKHVKAPLPEAVDVVVTCSAGYPLDTTFYQAVKGLTGALPIVKQGGTIVIAASLTEGIGSPEFQSLFDDNASLEIFMERILGKEYFVMDQWQLEELAKVRRKAKVKFVTDGLPAETINGLFVESAATVEEAVASSLTEYGPEAQVAVIPQGPYVLPTVGA from the coding sequence ATGCGTGTGCAACTCGATTATGGGAAGACCGGGCTGGATGTGGAATTGCCGGATGACCGGGTGGTGGGGCTGTTGCAGACCCAGGATGCGGAGCCGCTGACAGATCCTCAAGCGGCGATTCGGGCGGCGATTGCGGACCCGATCGGCACTCAGCCGCTCTCAGAGTTGGCCCGTGGGAAACAGACGGCCTGTATTGTCGTATGTGATATTACGCGGCCGGTCCCGAACAAACAGATTTTGCCGGAATTGCTTTCGACGATCGAACAGGCGGGGGTCCCGCGCGAGGGGATCACGATTCTTGTGGCAACGGGTCTGCATCGTCCCAACGAAGGGGACGAGTTGGTCGAATTGGTCGGAGCGGACGTCGCGGAGAATTACTGCTGCGAGAATCATCACGGCAAGGTGCTCGACGAACATACATATCTGGGAACCACCGAGCGGGGCGTGCCGGCTTGGATTGATACGCGGTATATCGAAGCGGAACTGAAGATCACCACGGGATTGATCGAACCGCATCTGATGGCCGGGTATTCGGGGGGCCGCAAATTGATTTGCCCCGGGATTGCTGCGTTGGAAACGGTCAAGATTTGGCACGGACCGGACTTTTTAGAGCACCCCAAAGCAGACCAGGGTTTCTTGGAAGGCAATCCGGTGCACGAAGAGAACACATTGATCGCCAAATTAGCGGGTTGCGATTTCATTGTGAATGTTACGCTCGATAAGGAGCGTCGCGTAACGTCGGTGGTGGCCGGCGACATGGAAGAGGCGTTTCTGGCAGGTGTGTCGTTCATCGAAAAACATGTGAAAGCTCCGCTGCCCGAAGCGGTGGATGTGGTCGTGACCTGCAGCGCGGGTTATCCGCTGGATACGACGTTTTATCAAGCGGTCAAAGGGCTGACCGGAGCGTTGCCGATCGTCAAGCAGGGAGGGACGATTGTGATTGCCGCTAGTTTGACCGAAGGGATTGGCAGTCCGGAATTCCAAAGTCTGTTCGACGACAATGCGTCGTTGGAGATCTTCATGGAACGGATTTTGGGCAAAGAGTATTTCGTGATGGACCAATGGCAACTCGAGGAACTGGCCAAGGTCCGCCGCAAAGCGAAAGTCAAATTTGTCACCGACGGCCTGCCGGCCGAGACGATCAACGGTTTGTTTGTCGAGTCGGCCGCCACCGTTGAAGAAGCGGTCGCCTCGTCGCTGACGGAATATGGACCTGAGGCTCAAGTGGCGGTGATTCCCCAAGGTCCGTATGTGCTGCCGACGGTTGGTGCGTGA
- a CDS encoding NAD(P)-dependent oxidoreductase, producing the protein MSVKRLGIVGLGLLGTALAERFAAAGYSLLGYDLDPAARDRLKAMGGQPVRSSRDVAMGCSRIVLCLPNSDVVKHVISEMLPVAWSSTILIDTTTGLPEKMVGLSKMVSSQNIGYLDATIGGSSAQVREGDAIVIAGGERKAFDECGEIFDCFAREKFYVGPCGTGAEVKLAVNMVLGLNRAALAEGLKFAESLGLDPQEVLKILRASPAYSTVMDTKGDKMLEGDFTPQAKLSQHLKDVRLMLHIGVKNGAKLPLTQMHKRILKKAQVDGYGDEDNSAIIKVYDPSPNDKS; encoded by the coding sequence ATGAGTGTCAAAAGGCTTGGGATAGTTGGACTTGGATTGTTGGGAACTGCTCTCGCAGAGCGGTTTGCAGCCGCTGGCTATTCTTTGTTGGGATACGACCTGGATCCAGCTGCTCGTGACCGATTGAAAGCGATGGGAGGGCAACCGGTTCGCTCTTCACGCGACGTAGCGATGGGATGTTCACGGATCGTGTTGTGCCTACCGAATTCCGATGTCGTCAAACACGTCATATCGGAAATGTTGCCGGTGGCATGGAGTTCGACGATCTTGATCGACACGACCACCGGCTTGCCTGAAAAAATGGTTGGCTTGTCGAAGATGGTTTCCAGCCAAAATATCGGCTATTTGGATGCCACAATCGGGGGTTCCAGCGCACAGGTTCGCGAGGGAGACGCGATTGTCATTGCCGGCGGTGAGCGCAAAGCGTTCGACGAGTGCGGCGAGATATTTGATTGCTTCGCTCGGGAAAAATTTTACGTCGGTCCCTGTGGTACGGGTGCCGAAGTCAAGCTGGCCGTCAATATGGTCTTGGGTTTGAATCGCGCAGCTTTGGCCGAGGGGCTGAAGTTCGCCGAGTCGTTAGGTTTGGATCCCCAAGAAGTGCTGAAGATCCTTCGCGCCAGTCCCGCCTATTCGACAGTGATGGATACCAAGGGGGACAAAATGCTTGAGGGCGATTTCACGCCGCAAGCTAAGTTGTCGCAGCATCTCAAGGATGTCCGTTTGATGTTGCATATTGGCGTTAAAAATGGGGCGAAGCTGCCGTTAACGCAAATGCACAAACGGATTTTGAAAAAGGCGCAAGTTGACGGATACGGTGATGAGGACAATAGCGCAATCATCAAGGTGTATGATCCGTCGCCGAATGACAAATCGTGA
- a CDS encoding DNA gyrase subunit B, translated as MSEASEKPAPQGGAEYGEAQIRALEGIEGIRTRPAMYIGDTGTRGFHHLVYEVVDNSVDEAVNKHASKISVKINADGSVTCRDDGRGIPVGPMPDVDNRPAVEVVLTHIHAGGKFDRDSGYKTGTGGLHGVGITAVNALSEWLEVEVRREGFVWMMEFARGEVTTPLKKLGTTDKTGTKLTFKPDTTIFEESNFSYDTLHKRMQELAFLNKGIRIRISDDRTDQSEEFIYEGGLVQFVEHLNRTENPLFPEVIEVHGEIEGVEVEVALQYNDGFSENLRTYTNNINTIEGGTHLSGFKSALTRTLNAYGKKANLFKDTTPSGDDFREGLTAVISVRVPDPQFEGQTKTKLGNSEVEGYVTTVTNDALMKFFEENPSTAKRVCQKGMLAAEAREAARKQREMVRRKGALTTGGLPEKLRDCRTKELAISELYLVEGDSAGGSADTGRDSNTQAILPLRGKILNVEKARLVKVLDNAEISNIFKAVGVPPGAELEDVEKRRYGKIIIMTDADVDGSHIRTLLLTFIFRHMRELVKSGCIYIAQPPLYRVEQKKKKRYVQTQEQMMQELVTFGLDCSTLHAADGTVFAGDHLTEIVGMIAELEEPLETLERRGISLRHLAAEHKTEKGLLPRYRLFLGREQHWFNDQEEVDAFLAKCKAEIGGELDVADETLTEPGEENGDKQPVAETTLQVVDLHEVRTINRVLTSLSGFGLKLDDFVPAEIKDGVVVFPFHVEHDDKQTDVASLRELLPSLRDIGEKSKGLKLTRFKGLGEMDPEELWETAMDSSRRVLLQVTMEDATAADEIFRVLMGDHVEPRRDFIEKHALDVRDLDI; from the coding sequence TTGAGTGAAGCATCAGAAAAACCAGCCCCGCAAGGGGGAGCGGAATACGGCGAAGCCCAGATTCGTGCGCTGGAAGGAATCGAAGGGATTCGCACCAGGCCGGCGATGTATATCGGCGATACCGGTACGCGGGGCTTTCACCATTTGGTTTACGAAGTGGTGGACAACAGCGTCGACGAAGCGGTCAATAAACACGCTTCGAAGATTTCCGTCAAAATCAATGCCGACGGCAGCGTGACGTGTCGCGACGATGGCCGAGGGATCCCCGTAGGTCCGATGCCGGATGTCGACAATCGGCCGGCTGTTGAGGTGGTACTGACGCACATTCATGCCGGTGGGAAATTTGACCGCGACAGCGGCTACAAAACCGGGACCGGCGGATTGCACGGCGTGGGGATTACGGCTGTCAATGCGTTGAGTGAATGGTTGGAAGTGGAAGTCCGCCGCGAAGGCTTTGTGTGGATGATGGAATTTGCCCGCGGTGAAGTCACGACGCCGTTGAAAAAATTGGGGACGACCGACAAGACCGGCACGAAGCTGACCTTCAAGCCCGACACGACAATCTTTGAGGAGTCGAACTTCAGCTATGACACCCTGCACAAACGGATGCAGGAGTTGGCGTTTTTGAACAAAGGCATTCGGATTCGGATTTCCGACGATCGTACCGACCAGTCGGAGGAATTCATTTATGAAGGGGGGTTGGTGCAATTTGTCGAGCATCTCAACCGCACGGAGAACCCGCTGTTTCCCGAAGTGATCGAAGTACACGGCGAAATCGAAGGGGTCGAGGTTGAGGTCGCGTTGCAGTACAACGACGGGTTTTCTGAAAACCTGCGGACCTACACCAACAACATCAATACGATTGAAGGCGGGACGCATCTGAGCGGATTCAAAAGCGCGCTCACGCGTACGCTCAACGCCTACGGCAAAAAAGCGAACCTGTTTAAAGACACGACTCCCAGCGGCGACGACTTTCGCGAGGGATTGACCGCTGTCATTTCCGTGCGCGTTCCCGACCCGCAATTCGAAGGTCAGACGAAGACAAAACTGGGCAACAGCGAAGTCGAGGGTTACGTCACGACCGTGACCAATGATGCGTTGATGAAGTTCTTTGAAGAGAACCCCTCGACGGCCAAACGGGTCTGCCAAAAAGGAATGCTCGCGGCCGAAGCACGGGAAGCAGCACGCAAGCAACGCGAAATGGTTCGTCGTAAAGGCGCGCTGACGACTGGGGGACTGCCGGAAAAATTGCGGGATTGCCGGACGAAGGAATTGGCGATCAGCGAATTGTACCTGGTCGAAGGGGACTCGGCCGGCGGATCGGCCGACACTGGCCGCGACTCGAACACCCAAGCCATTTTGCCGCTGCGGGGAAAAATCCTCAACGTGGAGAAAGCGCGGCTGGTCAAGGTTCTCGACAACGCCGAGATTTCAAACATTTTCAAAGCCGTCGGTGTGCCGCCCGGTGCGGAACTTGAAGATGTCGAAAAGCGGCGGTATGGCAAGATCATCATCATGACCGACGCCGACGTCGATGGCAGCCACATTCGTACGCTGTTGCTGACGTTTATCTTTCGGCACATGCGGGAGTTGGTAAAGTCGGGCTGTATCTATATCGCCCAACCGCCATTGTATCGCGTGGAGCAGAAAAAGAAAAAGCGTTATGTGCAAACGCAAGAACAAATGATGCAAGAGTTGGTTACGTTTGGTTTGGATTGCAGTACGCTGCATGCCGCAGATGGAACGGTCTTTGCCGGCGATCATTTGACAGAGATCGTGGGCATGATTGCTGAACTAGAAGAACCGCTGGAGACGTTGGAGCGTCGCGGAATTTCATTGCGGCACTTAGCAGCTGAGCACAAAACTGAAAAAGGATTGTTACCGCGGTACCGGTTGTTCTTGGGGCGCGAGCAACATTGGTTCAATGATCAAGAGGAAGTGGATGCTTTCTTAGCGAAGTGCAAAGCGGAGATCGGCGGCGAATTAGATGTGGCCGACGAAACCCTGACCGAACCGGGTGAGGAGAATGGCGACAAACAACCTGTGGCCGAAACGACGTTGCAAGTGGTCGACTTGCACGAAGTTCGTACGATCAATCGCGTGTTGACGAGCTTGTCCGGTTTTGGTCTGAAGTTAGATGACTTTGTACCGGCCGAGATCAAGGACGGCGTCGTTGTCTTTCCGTTCCACGTCGAGCATGATGACAAACAGACCGACGTGGCCAGCTTGCGGGAGTTGTTACCGTCACTGCGGGATATTGGCGAAAAAAGCAAAGGTCTCAAACTCACACGGTTTAAAGGTCTGGGCGAAATGGACCCCGAGGAATTGTGGGAAACTGCCATGGATTCCAGCAGGCGTGTCTTGTTGCAGGTCACCATGGAGGACGCCACGGCTGCCGATGAGATTTTTCGCGTGTTAATGGGGGACCACGTGGAGCCTCGCCGCGATTTCATCGAAAAACATGCCTTGGATGTGCGCGACCTGGATATTTGA
- a CDS encoding serine/threonine protein kinase, with the protein MSNTETSPSDDSLDPDEELRFARLNAYNDALHRGDYQQQAQLKRDHPDLVELLKCLEGLDSLAPPADDSLQTLVYYEQQHTQTDPSADNAVHITESVQFQTGFPRPFGKYELQAELGRGGMGVVYKAWQADLGRAVALKMILSSHLASHDDVHRFYEEAKAAGGLRHSHIVAVHEVGQVHGQHFFAMDFVEGPSLAEALTKRIYAPEKAAAFIIAAARAIDYLHQHGIVHRDLKPANILIDPDGEPIVTDFGLAKVFNTEDNLTRTGTIVGTPSYMAPEQAAGQASSVTAASDVYSLGAILYEMLTGRPPFQEPNPLDTLVQVLEGEPTLPTKLNRHIPRDLELICLRCLEKRPEKRYASATALADDLVRFLKREPVEARPVGLAYQLRRWARREPALVSRLGALLLTILVVQAKYSYDGYDWSFHRDVLVLLGLWGLTAFMFQWMLNQEHLANFARFAWCATDAILLTILLAIVDPPVGPLLIGYPMIIAAAGLFFRVRLVVFTTMVTILAFAVFAWLRPEEIALFHYGIIYAAVQGVIGFVIAHQVYRVRVLNRYYDSRQ; encoded by the coding sequence ATGTCTAATACCGAGACTTCCCCTTCCGACGATTCCTTAGATCCGGACGAAGAACTCCGCTTCGCCCGTCTGAATGCCTACAACGATGCACTCCATCGCGGCGACTACCAACAGCAGGCGCAATTGAAACGGGACCACCCCGACTTGGTCGAGTTGCTCAAATGCCTCGAGGGATTGGATTCGTTAGCACCGCCTGCCGACGATTCATTACAAACGCTGGTCTACTACGAACAGCAGCACACGCAAACCGACCCATCGGCTGACAATGCCGTCCACATAACCGAGAGCGTTCAATTCCAAACCGGGTTTCCTCGCCCCTTTGGAAAATATGAACTCCAAGCCGAACTCGGCCGCGGCGGGATGGGTGTCGTCTACAAAGCTTGGCAAGCGGATCTCGGCCGAGCAGTGGCGCTGAAAATGATCCTCTCCAGCCACCTCGCCTCGCACGACGACGTGCACCGATTTTATGAAGAAGCCAAAGCCGCCGGCGGACTGCGGCATTCGCACATCGTTGCCGTCCACGAAGTCGGACAGGTGCACGGACAACATTTCTTCGCCATGGATTTCGTCGAAGGTCCCAGTTTGGCCGAAGCTTTGACGAAGCGGATCTATGCTCCGGAAAAAGCAGCGGCATTCATTATCGCTGCAGCACGGGCTATCGACTATCTGCATCAACACGGCATCGTGCATCGCGACCTGAAACCGGCAAACATTCTGATCGATCCGGACGGCGAACCGATCGTCACTGACTTTGGATTAGCCAAAGTCTTCAACACCGAAGATAACCTCACCCGCACCGGCACCATTGTCGGCACGCCCAGTTATATGGCGCCCGAACAAGCCGCCGGTCAAGCCTCATCGGTGACCGCCGCCAGCGATGTCTATAGTTTGGGCGCAATTCTCTACGAAATGCTCACCGGTCGCCCGCCGTTTCAGGAACCCAACCCGCTCGATACGTTGGTGCAGGTCCTCGAAGGAGAACCGACCTTGCCCACCAAGCTCAACCGCCATATCCCCCGCGATTTGGAACTGATCTGTTTGCGCTGCTTAGAAAAACGTCCCGAAAAACGCTATGCCTCCGCGACTGCGCTGGCCGATGACTTGGTCCGCTTTCTCAAACGAGAACCGGTCGAAGCGCGGCCGGTGGGACTTGCTTACCAACTGCGCCGCTGGGCGCGCCGCGAACCGGCATTGGTCTCGCGGTTAGGGGCGCTGTTGTTAACCATCCTCGTCGTGCAGGCCAAGTATTCCTACGACGGATACGATTGGAGCTTTCACCGCGACGTGCTGGTGTTGCTCGGATTATGGGGCTTAACGGCGTTCATGTTTCAATGGATGCTCAATCAAGAACACCTCGCCAATTTCGCCCGCTTTGCGTGGTGCGCGACCGATGCCATTTTGCTGACCATTCTGCTGGCCATCGTCGACCCACCGGTCGGACCGTTGCTGATCGGCTATCCCATGATCATCGCTGCCGCCGGTTTGTTCTTCCGCGTGCGTTTGGTCGTGTTCACCACAATGGTGACGATCCTCGCCTTCGCCGTGTTCGCGTGGTTGCGCCCGGAAGAAATCGCACTATTCCATTACGGCATCATCTATGCCGCCGTCCAAGGGGTCATTGGTTTCGTCATCGCCCACCAAGTCTACCGCGTACGCGTCCTCAATCGGTACTACGATTCGCGACAATAG
- a CDS encoding mandelate racemase/muconate lactonizing enzyme family protein, translated as MRIIQVLERTAAMKSSIRNSVIDFSQMTTSCVAVVTDVVRDGQPVIGYGFNSNGRYAQGGILRERIIPRLLAADAEALLTDDQSNICPFKAQQVMLANEKPGGHGERCVAVGTVDMALWDAVAKIAGQPLYRLLSERYNNSQADERVYVYAAGGYYYPGKDRSGLQEELRRYFDMGYDACKMKIGGATLDEDLRRIEAALEVVGDGKHLAVDANARFDVETALDYAAALAPLGLKWYEEPVGPLNYAGHAQVAEAYEGPLATGENLFSMADARNLIRHGGLRPDRDILQFDPVLSYGLVEYLRTLEMLVEQGWSRRRCIPHGGHQFALHIAAGMGLGGNESYPEVFQPFGGFADDSPIENGYVTLPDVPGIGMELKAELMLEFAALVAGRV; from the coding sequence ATGCGAATCATCCAAGTATTGGAGCGGACGGCGGCTATGAAGTCGTCGATTCGCAATTCCGTGATCGATTTTTCGCAGATGACGACATCTTGCGTAGCGGTGGTGACTGATGTCGTGCGCGACGGTCAACCGGTGATCGGTTACGGTTTCAATTCCAACGGCCGTTATGCACAAGGAGGGATCTTGCGCGAGCGGATCATTCCGCGCTTGTTGGCCGCCGATGCTGAGGCATTGCTGACGGACGATCAATCCAACATTTGCCCCTTCAAAGCGCAGCAGGTGATGTTGGCGAATGAAAAGCCGGGCGGACATGGCGAGCGATGCGTAGCAGTCGGCACGGTGGATATGGCGCTATGGGATGCAGTCGCCAAGATCGCCGGCCAACCGTTGTATCGTCTGTTGTCGGAGCGCTACAACAACTCACAAGCGGACGAGCGGGTCTATGTTTATGCCGCAGGGGGATATTATTATCCCGGCAAAGATCGAAGCGGACTGCAAGAAGAACTGCGGCGCTATTTCGACATGGGGTATGACGCCTGCAAGATGAAAATCGGCGGCGCTACTTTGGACGAGGATCTGCGACGCATCGAAGCCGCCTTGGAAGTCGTCGGGGACGGCAAGCATTTGGCGGTGGATGCGAATGCGCGTTTTGATGTCGAAACTGCTTTGGACTATGCTGCGGCACTGGCGCCGTTGGGGCTCAAGTGGTACGAAGAACCAGTCGGACCATTGAACTACGCGGGACATGCTCAGGTCGCGGAAGCGTATGAGGGGCCGTTGGCGACGGGCGAGAATTTGTTTTCGATGGCCGATGCCCGCAATCTGATACGGCACGGCGGACTGCGGCCGGATCGCGATATTTTGCAATTCGATCCGGTGCTGAGTTACGGCTTGGTGGAATATTTGCGAACACTAGAGATGTTGGTCGAGCAGGGGTGGAGCCGTCGTCGCTGCATTCCCCATGGGGGACACCAATTCGCACTACACATCGCTGCGGGGATGGGACTGGGGGGCAACGAGTCGTATCCAGAAGTCTTCCAACCGTTCGGCGGTTTCGCCGACGACAGCCCGATCGAGAACGGGTACGTCACATTGCCGGACGTGCCGGGGATTGGAATGGAACTGAAAGCGGAGTTGATGCTGGAGTTTGCGGCATTGGTGGCGGGGAGGGTGTAG
- a CDS encoding DUF721 domain-containing protein, with the protein MAAQNGPVHVSAALSELIQRRGYARTLGQAQLRTVWEEVAGADVAKQTRVTGINRGALQVEVSNSALLSELVSFGRPGLLSALRERQPELNIKDLKFRLNGGIGK; encoded by the coding sequence ATGGCTGCGCAAAATGGGCCGGTACATGTATCGGCGGCTTTGAGTGAATTGATTCAGCGTCGCGGCTATGCGCGTACATTGGGCCAAGCGCAATTGCGAACTGTTTGGGAGGAGGTCGCAGGAGCGGACGTCGCCAAGCAGACGCGGGTCACGGGAATTAATCGCGGCGCTTTGCAAGTGGAAGTTTCCAATTCCGCATTGTTGAGCGAGTTGGTTTCATTTGGTCGCCCTGGTTTGTTGAGTGCGCTGCGCGAACGACAACCGGAGTTGAACATCAAGGACTTGAAGTTTCGACTCAACGGCGGCATCGGCAAGTGA
- a CDS encoding aminotransferase class V-fold PLP-dependent enzyme: MPQWYEQLRSQMPVTQKWAYFDHAAVAPLSLPAQTVLQEWAADVTENGDANWGAWRKEVERVRRTAAKLLNAKQAEIALIHNTTEGVNLVAEGFPWRAGDNVVLPAGEFPTNLYPWLNLADRGVEVRQVATERERLDLTAVAAACDERTRIVSVSWVGYATGWRNDLDVLVELAHSRGALLFVDAIQALGVQPLDVARTEVDFLAADGHKWMLGPEGAGVFYMRHEHLERLRPLGVGWNSVKQAGEFSDSRFDLRETAGRYEGGSYNMPGIAALGASLALLSEYGVSAIASRIDDVGNQLCDALTQRGATIVSCREPQHRSGIVAFDWPTTEPLPEIQRRCREQGVILNTRGGHLRVSPHAYTNADDISQLCTALEATS, from the coding sequence ATGCCCCAATGGTACGAACAACTGCGCTCGCAAATGCCGGTGACACAGAAGTGGGCGTACTTTGACCATGCAGCCGTAGCGCCGCTAAGTTTGCCTGCGCAGACGGTGCTTCAGGAGTGGGCGGCGGATGTGACGGAGAATGGGGATGCGAATTGGGGTGCGTGGCGCAAAGAGGTAGAACGCGTCCGCCGCACTGCTGCCAAATTATTAAATGCCAAACAGGCAGAGATTGCGCTGATTCACAATACGACCGAAGGGGTCAATCTTGTTGCAGAAGGATTTCCTTGGAGGGCAGGGGACAACGTTGTGCTCCCTGCGGGTGAGTTTCCCACGAACTTGTATCCCTGGTTGAACCTGGCGGACCGCGGTGTCGAAGTGCGGCAAGTGGCGACGGAGCGGGAGCGTTTGGATCTAACAGCGGTCGCAGCTGCCTGTGATGAGCGGACGCGGATCGTGTCGGTCAGTTGGGTGGGGTATGCCACCGGTTGGCGAAATGATTTGGATGTGTTGGTGGAGTTGGCGCACAGTCGAGGGGCCTTGTTGTTCGTCGATGCGATTCAAGCGCTGGGCGTGCAACCTTTGGATGTCGCGCGTACTGAAGTCGATTTTCTCGCTGCTGATGGGCACAAGTGGATGCTTGGTCCCGAGGGGGCGGGCGTCTTTTATATGCGGCATGAACATCTTGAGCGATTGCGGCCGTTGGGCGTGGGTTGGAACAGCGTCAAACAAGCGGGGGAGTTTAGCGACAGTCGTTTTGATCTGCGCGAGACGGCCGGGCGGTATGAAGGGGGTTCGTACAACATGCCGGGCATCGCGGCGCTCGGTGCATCGCTCGCGCTGTTGAGCGAATATGGCGTTTCAGCGATTGCTTCGCGAATTGATGACGTCGGCAACCAGCTTTGCGATGCGCTCACTCAGCGCGGGGCGACGATTGTCAGTTGCCGCGAACCGCAGCATCGTTCGGGCATTGTTGCTTTTGATTGGCCGACAACGGAGCCGCTCCCAGAAATCCAGCGCCGCTGCCGAGAGCAGGGTGTGATTCTCAACACGCGCGGCGGGCATCTGCGGGTCAGTCCGCATGCGTACACCAACGCGGATGATATTTCGCAGCTCTGCACGGCCTTGGAAGCGACATCGTAA